A single region of the Gossypium arboreum isolate Shixiya-1 chromosome 12, ASM2569848v2, whole genome shotgun sequence genome encodes:
- the LOC108480012 gene encoding tubulin gamma-1 chain-like — protein sequence MPREIITLQVGQCGNQIGMEFWKQLCLEHGISKEGILEDFATQGGDRKDVFFYQADDQHYIPRALLIDLEPRVINGIQNSDYRNLYNHENIFVSDHGGGAGNNWASGYHQGKGVEEDIMDMIDREADGSDSLEGFVLCHSIAGGTGSGMGSYLLEALNDRYSKKLVQTYSVFPNQMETSDVVVQPYNSLLTLKRLTVNADCVVVLDNTALNRIAVERLHLSNPTFAQTNSLVSTVMSASTTTLRYPGYMNNDLVGLLASLIPTPRCHFLMTGYTPLTVERQANVIRKTTVLDVMRRLLQSKNIMVSSYARTKEASQAKYISILNIIQGEVDPTQVHESLQRIRERKLVNFIEWGPASIQVALSRKSPYVQTAHRVSGLMLASHTSIRHLFSKCLSQYEKLRKKQAFLDNYRKFPMFADNDLSEFDESRDIIESLVDEYKACESPDYIKWGMEDPGHSLSAEGNASGTLDPKLEV from the exons ATGCCGAGAGAAATCATAACACTGCAGGTTGGACAATGTGGGAATCAAATCGGCATGGAGTTCTGGAAACAGCTCTGCCTCGAACACGGCATAAGCAAAGAAGGCATACTTGAAGATTTCGCTACTCAG GGAGGTGACAGGAAAGATGTCTTTTTCTACCAAGCTGACGATCAGCATTATATTCCACGTGCTTTACTTATAGATTTGGAACCTAGAGTGATTAATGGAATTCAAAATAGCGATTACCGGAATCTGTACAATCATGAAAACATCTTTGTTTCTGATCACGGTGGAGGTGCTGGAAACAACTGGGCCAGTGGATATCATCAG GGGAAGGGTGTTGAAGAGGATATAATGGACATGATTGACAGAGAAGCTGATGGAAGTGATAGTCTTGAGGGTTTTGTTTTATGTCATTCAATTGCTGGAGGGACAGGCTCAG GTATGGGTTCCTATCTGTTGGAGGCTCTGAATGATCGCTACAGTAAGAAGCTGGTCCAGACATATAGTGTATTTCCTAATCAGATGGAGACAAGTGATGTGGTGGTCCAACCCTACAACTCACTTTTGACTCTCAAGCGACTAACTGTAAATGCTGATTGTGTTGTTGTTCTTGACAATACTGCACTTAATAGAATTGCTGTGGAGCGTTTACATCTAAGTAATCCTACATTTGCTCAAACAAATTCTTTGGTCTCCACTGTAATGTCTGCAAGCACAACTACATTGCGGTATCCAGGGTACATGAACAACGATTTGGTTGGTCTTCTTGCCTCTTTAATTCCAACACCAAGATGTCATTTTCTTATGACAGGTTACACACCACTTACAGTAGAGCGCCAG GCCAATGTGATACGCAAAACAACTGTCCTTGATGTCATGAGAAGACTTCTCCAG TCAAAAAATATCATGGTTTCCTCTTATGCACGCACAAAAGAAGCTAGCCAAGCAAAGTATATTTCAATACTTAATATCATTCAGGGAGAAGTAGATCCTACTCAG GTGCATGAAAGTCTACAGAGGATTCGTGAAAGGAAGCTAGTAAATTTTATTGAGTGGGGCCCTGCAAGTATTCAG GTTGCTCTTTCTAGAAAGTCCCCATATGTTCAGACTGCCCATAGG GTGAGTGGTCTTATGCTAGCAAGCCACACCAGTATCCGGCATCTCTTCAGCAAATGTTTGAGCCAGTATGAGAAGCTAAGAAAGAAGCAAGCGTTTCTTGACAATTACCGGAAGTTCCCAATGTTTGCT GACAATGATCTTTCAGAGTTTGATGAATCAAGGGATATAATTGAAAGTTTGGTTGATGAATACAAGGCTTGTGAGTCACCAGATTATATCAAATGGGGAATGGAG GATCCTGGCCATAGTTTAAGCGCAGAAGGAAATGCCTCGGGAACACTGGATCCGAAACTGGAAGTGTGA
- the LOC108477365 gene encoding CMP-sialic acid transporter 1 isoform X2, translating to MTTDWKSVRLFPIPSVIYLIHNNVQFATLMYVDTSTYQIMGNLKIVTTGILFRLFLKKKLSNLQWMAIVLLAVGTTTSQVKGCGEASCDSLFSAPIQGYMLGILSACLSALAGVYTEFLMKKNNDSLYWQNLQLYTFGSIFNMARLVVDDFRGGFEKGPWWQRLFNGYSITTWLVVLNLGSTGLLVSWLMKYADNIVKVYSTSMAMLLTMVLSVFLFSFKPTLQLFLGIIVCMMSLHMYFAPPHMLVDIPPAIKSDPESLVNVLVDRKTDS from the exons ATGACAACGGATTGGAAGAGTGTTAGATTGTTTCCTATTCCTTCAGTTATTTACTTGATCCATAATAATGTACAGTTTGCTACTCTTATGTATGTTGATACATCGACGTATCAGATAATGGGTAATTTGAAGATTGTCACTACTGGGATTTTGTTCAG gttgtttcttAAGAAGAAGCTTTCAAATCTACAATGGATGGCGATTGTTCTATTGGCTGTCGGAACAACGACAAGTCAG GTCAAAGGATGTGGAGAGGCTTCGTGTGACTCCCTGTTCTCAGCACCAATTCAAGGATACATGTTAGGAATTTTGTCTGCTTGTCTTTCGGCATTGGCTGGTGTTTATACGGAGTTCCTGATGAAGAAGAACAACGACAGCTTATACTGGCAGAACCTACAGTTGTACAC TTTTGGTTCAATCTTCAATATGGCACGGCTTGTAGTGGATGATTTCAGAGGTGGATTTGAGAAAGGACCTTGGTGGCAACGGCTGTTTAATGGGTACAGCATCACAACTTGGTTGGTCGTGCTAAATCTAGGTTCTACCGGGCTTTTGGTTTCATGGTTAATGAAATATGCTGACAATATAGTCAAG GTATATTCCACATCGATGGCCATGCTATTGACAATGGTTCTGTCTGTGTTCCTCTTCAGTTTCAAGCCAACACTTCAG CTTTTCTTGGGAATCATTGTTTGTATGATGTCACTACATATGTACTTCGCCCCTCCCCATATGCTCGTAGACATCCCGCCAGCAATCAAATCCGATCCAGAGAGCCTCGTCAATGTTCTGGTCGATCGTAAAACAGATTCATGA
- the LOC108477365 gene encoding CMP-sialic acid transporter 1 isoform X1: protein MKWYLVASLLTILTSSQGILTTLSQTNGKYKYDYATIPFLAEVFKLIVSSVFLWRERKKSPPPKMTTDWKSVRLFPIPSVIYLIHNNVQFATLMYVDTSTYQIMGNLKIVTTGILFRLFLKKKLSNLQWMAIVLLAVGTTTSQVKGCGEASCDSLFSAPIQGYMLGILSACLSALAGVYTEFLMKKNNDSLYWQNLQLYTFGSIFNMARLVVDDFRGGFEKGPWWQRLFNGYSITTWLVVLNLGSTGLLVSWLMKYADNIVKVYSTSMAMLLTMVLSVFLFSFKPTLQLFLGIIVCMMSLHMYFAPPHMLVDIPPAIKSDPESLVNVLVDRKTDS from the exons ATGAAGTGGTACTTAGTAGCTTCTCTTCTCACCATCCTCACCAGTTCTCAG GGGATCTTAACAACTCTATCACAAACCAATGGCAAATATAAATACGATTACGCCACCATCCCTTTCCTTGCTGAGGTCTTTAAG cttATCGTATCAAGTGTTTTTCTATGGAGAGAACGAAAGAAATCGCCGCCGCCGAAAATGACAACGGATTGGAAGAGTGTTAGATTGTTTCCTATTCCTTCAGTTATTTACTTGATCCATAATAATGTACAGTTTGCTACTCTTATGTATGTTGATACATCGACGTATCAGATAATGGGTAATTTGAAGATTGTCACTACTGGGATTTTGTTCAG gttgtttcttAAGAAGAAGCTTTCAAATCTACAATGGATGGCGATTGTTCTATTGGCTGTCGGAACAACGACAAGTCAG GTCAAAGGATGTGGAGAGGCTTCGTGTGACTCCCTGTTCTCAGCACCAATTCAAGGATACATGTTAGGAATTTTGTCTGCTTGTCTTTCGGCATTGGCTGGTGTTTATACGGAGTTCCTGATGAAGAAGAACAACGACAGCTTATACTGGCAGAACCTACAGTTGTACAC TTTTGGTTCAATCTTCAATATGGCACGGCTTGTAGTGGATGATTTCAGAGGTGGATTTGAGAAAGGACCTTGGTGGCAACGGCTGTTTAATGGGTACAGCATCACAACTTGGTTGGTCGTGCTAAATCTAGGTTCTACCGGGCTTTTGGTTTCATGGTTAATGAAATATGCTGACAATATAGTCAAG GTATATTCCACATCGATGGCCATGCTATTGACAATGGTTCTGTCTGTGTTCCTCTTCAGTTTCAAGCCAACACTTCAG CTTTTCTTGGGAATCATTGTTTGTATGATGTCACTACATATGTACTTCGCCCCTCCCCATATGCTCGTAGACATCCCGCCAGCAATCAAATCCGATCCAGAGAGCCTCGTCAATGTTCTGGTCGATCGTAAAACAGATTCATGA
- the LOC108476554 gene encoding mitochondrial adenine nucleotide transporter ADNT1-like — MASEDVKTSESAVSTIVNLAEEAKLAREGVKAPSYAVLSICKSLVAGGVAGGVSRTAVAPLERLKILLQVQNPHSIKYNGTIQGLKYIWRTEGFRGLFKGNGTNCARIVPNSAVKFFSYEQASKGILYLYRQQTGDDDAQLTPLLRLGAGACAGIIAMSATYPMDMVRGRLTVQTDSSPFQYRGMFHALSTVLREEGPRALYKGWLPSVIGVIPYVGLNFAVYESLKDWLIKSKAFGLVEDSELSVTTRLACGAAAGTVGQTVAYPLDVIRRRMQMVGWKEAASVVTGDGRNKASLEYTGMIDAFRKTVRHEGFGALYKGLVPNSVKVVPSIALAFVTYEVVKDILGVEIRISD, encoded by the exons ATGGCTTCGGAGGATGTGAAGACTAGTGAATCAGCTGTTTCGACGATCGTGAATCTTGCTGAAGAAGCGAAGCTCGCTAGAGAAGGCGTTAAAGCTCCCAGTTATGCTGTTCTTAGTATCTGCAAGTCTCTCGTTGCCGGCGGCGTTGCTGGTGGAGT GTCACGAACTGCCGTTGCTCCTTTGGAACGTTTAAAAATCTTACTTCAG GTTCAGAATCCACATAGTATAAAATACAATGGAACAATTCAAGGCTTGAAGTACATTTGGAGAACAGAAGGTTTTCGCGGATTATTCAAAGGCAACGGTACTAATTGCGCTCGCATTGTTCCAAATTCTGCCGTCAAGTTCTTCAGCTATGAGCAAGCGTCAAA GGGAATCCTATATTTGTATCGACAGCAAACTGGTGATG ATGATGCTCAGCTCACTCCTCTTTTACGCCTTGGAGCTGGAGCATGTGCTGGAATAATTGCCATGTCTGCAACTTATCCAATGGACATGGTACGAGGCAGGCTTACTGTACAG ACAGACAGCTCTCCTTTTCAGTATAGGGGAATGTTCCATGCTCTGTCAACTGTGTTGCGTGAAGAAGGCCCACGAGCATTGTACAAGGGTTGGCTTCCTTCAGTCATCGGAGTT ATACCATATGTGGGCCTGAACTTTGCCGTGTACGAATCTCTAAAAGATTGGTTAATCAAAAGTAAAGCATTCGGATTGGTTGAAGACTCTGAGTTGAGCGTGACGACCAGGCTTGCTTGCGGGGCTGCTGCTGGAACTGTTGGCCAAACCGTAGCTTACCCTCTTGACGTGATTCGAAGAAGAATGCAAATGGTAGGATGGAAAGAGGCAGCCTCTGTTGTCACTGGTGATGGGAGGAACAAGGCCTCTCTCGAGTATACCGGCATGATTGATGCATTCAGGAAAACTGTTAGGCATGAGGGCTTTGGAGCATTATACAAGGGTCTGGTCCCCAATTCTGTTAAG GTTGTACCATCAATAGCACTCGCGTTTGTGACATATGAAGTGGTGAAGGACATTTTAGGGGTTGAGATTAGAATATCAGACTGA